CAAGTTGTTGCTCAAGATTTTGTTTTTTATTTTGTGCTTTTTTATTGTCTGGTCGTTTTTCGAGATCTTTTTCAGCTTTAGCAATTTCTTTGTTTAACGTACGTTCTTCATTTTTCAATTCTTCAATATATTCATTGAAATCAATATATGCAAGTGGTACAAGTACGCGCTCTTTATAATGTTTGTAACGATTATAATAAAAATCATCATCTCGATCTAAGAAATCTTTTGCTTCAGATGTATCTTCCATAAAACTTCTAAAAATATGGAGTTCATCTTCTTTTAAAAATCGCACTTTTACACCATTTTTTTGTACTTTTTTAGTATTGCGCTTTCTTAAGCTATCCATATCATTTAAAACATCTTTAGCTGTTTTACCTTGCAAATCTAAAACAGAATGAAAACGTATTTGTTTAATTGGATCAAAACCAATTGTGAAGCCATCATGGTCGTAACCTAGTTCGGCCATTTTGTCAAAAATCCAATCGTTATTAAATCGTTCAATGACTTCTCCATCATGGTTACGCTTTAACATAGGTAAATAAGGATCAACACGTAAATATAGCGCATTGTATTTTTTTACATATTTTGCAAGTTCATTAAAGAAAAAATGAACAAGTTCTTTATTTTCGTAATCAATAATTGGACCACGATTACTATAAAAATATTTAAAAAACTTCATGACAGGTGTAGCAGTTAATAAGCAT
The sequence above is a segment of the Staphylococcus hyicus genome. Coding sequences within it:
- a CDS encoding aminoacyltransferase codes for the protein MKFTNLTTAEFGAFADAMPYSHFTQMVGNYELKVAEGVETHLVGIKDNQNNILAACLLTATPVMKFFKYFYSNRGPIIDYENKELVHFFFNELAKYVKKYNALYLRVDPYLPMLKRNHDGEVIERFNNDWIFDKMAELGYDHDGFTIGFDPIKQIRFHSVLDLQGKTAKDVLNDMDSLRKRNTKKVQKNGVKVRFLKEDELHIFRSFMEDTSEAKDFLDRDDDFYYNRYKHYKERVLVPLAYIDFNEYIEELKNEERTLNKEIAKAEKDLEKRPDNKKAQNKKQNLEQQLEAQNAKIEEAQQLQAEHGNELPISAAFFIINPFEVVYYAGGTANKFRHFAGSYAIQWTMINYAIDQGIPRYNFYGVSGDFSEGAEDAGVVKFKKGFNADVLEYVGDFVKPIHKPAYQLYTQLKKIKDRK